The genomic stretch CGCCGCGTGGTCGGTATCGCCCAGCTGCTGCAGGCACTGAGCGCGCTGTCGCTGGCCCATGGCGTCTTCAGCGGCGGGCTGACCCGGGAGTGGGTGTTCCTGGCCGCATTCATCATGGGGGCGGCGCGGGCGTTCGAGCAACCGACCTCGCAGGCGCTGCTGCCGATGCTGCTGCCGACGGCCGTGCTGCCACGGGCCATCGCTGCCAACGCGTCGGCCAACGAACTGGCCACCATCGTCGCCCCGGCGCTCGGCGGCTTCCTGTATGCGATCGGCCCCGGCGAAGTCTATCTGCTCGGCGGCGGCTGCTATCTGCTGGCCTGCGTGCTGAACCAGCTGCTGTGTCCGCGACCGGCCACCGCCGCGCCGGCCCAGGCCGCCAGCCTCGACACTTTTCTGGCCGGCATCCGCTTTATCCGCAGTCGGCCGGACATCCTCGGCGCCATTTCGCTGGACATGTTCGCCGTGCTGCTGGGCGGTGCCACCGCACTGCTGCCGGTGTTCGCCCGCGACATCCTGCATGCCGGCCCGATGGGGCTCGGCCTGCTGCGTTCGGCACCGGGCATCGGCGCACTGCTGATGTCATTGTGGCTGGCACGCCACCCGCCACGGCACCGGGTCGGCAGGGTCATGTTCATGGCTGTCGCGGTATTCGGCCTGTCCACCATCGTGTTCGGCCTGTCGTCGAGTTTCCCGCTGTCGCTGGCGGCACTGGTAGTCCTTGGCGCTTCCGACATGATCAGCGTGGTCATCCGCAGCGCGTTTATCCAGCTGGAAACACCGGACGAGATGCGCGGCCGGGTCAGCGCGGTCAACATGCTGTTTATCGGCGCGTCGAATCAACTGGGGGAATTCGAGTCCGGCGCGACGGCGGCACTGGTCGGCACCGTGCCGTCGGTGGTGATCGGCGGCGCCGGCACGCTGCTGGTGGTGGTGCTGTGGATGCGGCTGTTCCCGTCGCTGGCGAAACGCGAGCAGTTGGTGACGCAAGCACATTGAGTGCTCAGCATGCCGCTTAGCAAAAAATTTCTTTTGCATCCCGTCGGCGGACAATATCGTCGCTTGCCGTAATGGAATTTGGCTTGCGCTGGGTATGGTGACTGCCAGTTGATTCCAGAAATCCGCGAATTTGCCCAAATCCGCGATATCCGGCTGTCGTTACTCTCCTGTAACCCCGTGCCTGCATTTCATAAAATAAAGATTCTGCAGCAGAAGGGCG from Microvirgula aerodenitrificans DSM 15089 encodes the following:
- a CDS encoding MFS transporter, whose translation is MTFDDSTPLRRLPDFVSFWLARLLTTSAFQVLSVAIGWQVYSLTHNVFDLGLVGLIQFLPRIALVLVIGHVADRYDRRRVVGIAQLLQALSALSLAHGVFSGGLTREWVFLAAFIMGAARAFEQPTSQALLPMLLPTAVLPRAIAANASANELATIVAPALGGFLYAIGPGEVYLLGGGCYLLACVLNQLLCPRPATAAPAQAASLDTFLAGIRFIRSRPDILGAISLDMFAVLLGGATALLPVFARDILHAGPMGLGLLRSAPGIGALLMSLWLARHPPRHRVGRVMFMAVAVFGLSTIVFGLSSSFPLSLAALVVLGASDMISVVIRSAFIQLETPDEMRGRVSAVNMLFIGASNQLGEFESGATAALVGTVPSVVIGGAGTLLVVVLWMRLFPSLAKREQLVTQAH